The Bubalus kerabau isolate K-KA32 ecotype Philippines breed swamp buffalo chromosome 16, PCC_UOA_SB_1v2, whole genome shotgun sequence genome includes a region encoding these proteins:
- the NEFH gene encoding neurofilament heavy polypeptide gives MSFSGADALLGAFAPLHGGGSLHYALARKGGAGGARSAAGSSSGFHSWARTSVSSVSASPSRFRGAGTTSSTDSLDTLSNGPEGCMVVARSEKEQLQALNDRFAGYIDKVRQLEAHNRSLEGEAAALRQQQAGRAAMGELYEREVREMRGAVLRLGAARGQLRLEQEHLLEDIAHVRQRLDDEARQREEAEAATRALARFAQEAEAARVELQKKAQALQEECGYLRRHHQEEVGELLGQIQSSSAVQTQAEARDALKCDVTSALREIRAQLEGHTVQSTLQSEEWFRVRLDRLSEAAKVNTDAMRSAQEEISEYRRQLQARTTELETLKSTKDSLERQRSELEDRHQADIASYQEAIQQLDAELRNTKWEMAAQLREYQDLLNVKMALDIEIAAYRKLLEGEECRIGFGPSPFLLPEGLPKIPSVSTHIKVKSEEKIKMVEKSEKETVIVEEQTEEVQVTEEVTEEEEKEAKEEEGEAVKSPPAEEAASPEKEEAKSPAEAKSPEKAKSPVKEEAKSPQKEEAKSPAEVKSPEKAKSPVEAKSPEKAKSPVEAKSPEKAKSPVKEEAKSPEKAKSPVEAKSPEKAKSPMKEEAKSPEKVKSPVEAKSPEKEEAKSPEKAKSPVKEEAKSPEKAKSPVEAKSPEKAKSPVKEEAKSPEKAKSPVKEEAKSPEKAKSPVKEEAKSPEKAKSPVKEEAKSPEKAKSPVKEEAKSPEKAKSPVEAKSPVKEEAKSPEKAKSPAEAKSPEKAKSPEKAKSPVKEEAKSPEKAKSPAKEEAKSPEKAKSPVKEEAKSPEKAKSPVEAKSPEKPKSPVKEEAKSPEKPKSPVKEEAKSPEKPKSPVKEEAKSPEKPKSPVKEEAKSPEKAKSPVKDEAKAPGKEVPKKEEAKSPVKEEEKPQEVKAKEPSKKAEEEKAPAIPKAEEKKDSKKDEVPKKEAPKPEEKKEPAVEKPKEPKAEAKKEEAEDKKKATTPEKEAPAKGKEEAMPKEKTEVAKKEPDDAKAKEPSKAAEKPKKEETPAAPEKKDAKEGKAAEAKKPEEKPKTEAQAKETGKEASTPGKAKAEKSSSTDQKDSRPAEKAAEDKATKGEK, from the exons ATGAGCTTCAGCGGCGCCGACGCGCTGCTGGGCGCCTTCGCGCCGCTTCACGGAGGCGGCAGCTTGCACTACGCACTGGCTCGCAAAGGCGGCGCAGGCGGAGCGCGCTCTGCAGCCGGCTCCTCCAGCGGATTCCACTCATGGGCGCGGACCTCCGTGAGCTCCGTGTCGGCCTCCCCGAGCCGCTTCCGAGGCGCCGGGACTACCTCCAGCACCGACTCGCTAGACACCCTGAGCAACGGACCGGAGGGCTGTATGGTGGTGGCGCGCAGCGAGAAGGAGCAGCTGCAGGCGCTGAACGACCGCTTCGCAGGCTACATCGACAAGGTGCGGCAGCTCGAGGCGCATAACCGCAGCCTGGAGGGCGAGGCGGCGGCGCTGCGGCAGCAGCAGGCGGGCCGCGCCGCCATGGGCGAGCTGTACGAACGCGAGGTGCGCGAGATGCGCGGCGCAGTGCTGCGCTTGGGTGCGGCTCGCGGCCAGCTGCGCCTGGAGCAGGAGCACCTGCTGGAGGACATCGCGCACGTGCGCCAGCGCCTGGACGACGAGGCCCGGCAGCGCGAGGAGGCCGAGGCAGCGACGCGCGCACTGGCCCGCTTTGCGCAGGAGGCCGAGGCGGCGCGCGTCGAGCTGCAGAAGAAGGCACAAGCCCTGCAGGAAGAGTGCGGCTACCTGCGGCGTCACCACCAGGAGGAGGTGGGCGAGCTGCTCGGGCAGATCCAGAGCAGCAGCGCCGTGCAGACGCAGGCCGAGGCGCGCGATGCCCTCAAGTGCGACGTGACGTCGGCCCTGCGCGAGATCCGCGCGCAGCTTGAAGGCCACACGGTGCAGAGCACGCTTCAGTCCGAGGAGTGGTTCCGAG TGAGGCTGGACCGACTGTCCGAGGCAGCCAAGGTGAACACAGATGCCATGCGCTCAGCACAGGAGGAGATATCTGAGTACCGGCGCCAGCTGCAGGCCAGGACCACAGAGCTGGAGACGCTCAAAAGCACCAAGGACTCACTGGAGAGGCAGCGCTCTGAGCTGGAGGACCGTCACCAGGCTGACATCGCATCCTACcag GAGGCCATCCAGCAGCTGGATGCAGAGCTGAGGAACACCAAGTGGGAGATGGCAGCCCAGCTCCGAGAGTACCAGGATCTACTCAATGTCAAGATGGCTCTGGACATTGAGATCGCTGCTTACAG AAAACTCCTGGAGGGTGAAGAGTGTCGAATTGGCTTTGGCCCGAGTCCTTTCCTCCTTCCAGAAGGACTCCCCAAGATCCCCTCCGTGTCCACTCATATCAAAGTCAAAAGTGAAGAGAAGATCAAGATGGTAGAAaagtcagagaaggaaactgtGATTGTGGAGGAACAGACAGAGGAGGTCCAAGTGACTGAAGAAGTGactgaagaagaagagaaagaggccaaagaggaggaaggagaagcagTAAAGTCTCCCCCAGCAGAAGAGGCCGCATCCCCAGAGAAGGAGGAGGCCAAGTCACCAGCCGAGGCCAAGTCCCCAGAGAAGGCCAAGTCCCCTGTGAAAGAGGAGGCCAAGTCCCCACAGAAGGAAGAGGCCAAGTCACCAGCTGAGGTGAAGTCCCCTGAGAAGGCCAAGTCCCCCGTGGAGGCCAAGTCCCCAGAGAAGGCCAAGTCCCCTGTGGAGGCCAAATCCCCAGAGAAGGCCAAGTCCCCTGTGAAGGAAGAAGCCAAATCCCCAGAGAAGGCCAAGTCCCCAGTGGAGGCCAAGTCTCCAGAAAAGGCCAAGTCCCCCATGAAGGAAGAGGCCAAGTCCCCAGAGAAGGTCAAATCCCCAGTGGAGGCCAAGTCCCCAGAGAAGGAGGAGGCCAAGTCCCCAGAGAAGGCCAAGTCCCCTGTGAAGGAGGAGGCCAAGTCCCCAGAGAAGGCCAAGTCCCCAGTGGAGGCCAAGTCCCCGGAGAAGGCCAAGTCCCCTGTGAAGGAGGAGGCCAAGTCCCCGGAGAAAGCCAAGTCCCCTGTGAAGGAGGAGGCCAAGTCCCCAGAGAAGGCCAAGTCCCCTGTGAAGGAGGAGGCCAAGTCCCCAGAGAAGGCCAAATCCCCTGTGAAGGAGGAGGCCAAGTCCCCAGAGAAGGCCAAGTCCCCTGTGAAGGAGGAGGCCAAGTCCCCAGAGAAGGCCAAGTCCCCAGTGGAAGCCAAGTCCCCTGTGAAGGAGGAGGCCAAGTCCCCAGAGAAGGCCAAGTCTCCAGCGGAGGCCAAGTCCCCAGAGAAGGCCAAGTCCCCAGAGAAGGCCAAGTCTCCTGTGAAGGAGGAGGCCAAGTCCCCAGAGAAGGCCAAGTCTCCTGCGAAGGAGGAGGCCAAGTCCCCAGAGAAGGCCAAGTCTCCTGTGAAGGAGGAGGCCAAGTCCCCAGAGAAGGCCAAGTCCCCAGTGGAGGCCAAGtccccagagaagcccaaaagcCCTGTGAAGGAGGAGGCCAAGtccccagagaagcccaaaagtcCTGTGAAGGAGGAGGCCAAGtccccagagaagcccaaaagcCCTGTGAAGGAGGAGGCCAAGtccccagagaagcccaaaagcCCTGTCAAGGAGGAGGCCAAATCCCCAGAGAAGGCCAAGTCTCCTGTGAAGGATGAGGCCAAGGCTCCTGGGAAGGAGGTCCCAAAGAAGGAGGAGGCCAAGTCCCCtgtgaaggaggaagaaaaacccCAGGAGGTGAAAGCCAAAGAGCCCTCAaagaaggcagaggaagagaaagctCCAGCCATACCCAAAGCTGAGGAGAAGAAGGACAGCAAGAAAGATGAGGTGCCCAAGAAGGAGGCTCCAAAGCCCGAGGAGAAGAAGGAGCCTGCTGTGGAAAAGCCCAAAGAACCCAAAGCTGAAGCCAAGAAGGAAGAGGCTGAAGATAAGAAAAAAGCAACCACCCCAGAGAAGGAGGCTCCTGCCAAGGGGAAGGAAGAGGCTATGCCTAAAGAGAAGACTGAGGTGGCCAAGAAGGAACCAGATGATGCCAAGGCCAAAGAACCCAGCAAAGCAGCAGAAAAGCCAAAGAAGGAAGAGACGCCGGCAGCACCAGAGAAAAAAGACGCCAAGGAGGGGAAGGCCGCAGAAGCCAAGAAGCCTGAGGAGAAACCCAAAACAGAGGCCCAAGCCAAGGAAACTGGCAAGGAGGCCTCCACACCCGGGAAAGCCAAGGCTGAGAAATCTTCCAGCACAGACCAGAAAGACAGCAGACCTGCAGAGAAGGCCGCAGAAGATAAGGCCACCAAGGGAGAGAAGTAA